The DNA window CGGAAGATCGTCGGGACCGAGCCGACGAACATCGCCCCCGAAGACTTCTTCAAGTAGCGAACCCGCGCCGCGGGAGTGGCTCGCACAGGTGTGCCGGCCCTCCCGTGGGCTTGCCCTCGAGGCTCCGTCGTGTCCGCTCATCCGCTCCTCGATATCAGCCCGGTGGTGGTGCGCTTCTCCGAGACGCTCTTCCTGCGCTGGACAGGGGTCGCGTATCTCGTGGGCTTCCTCCTCGTGTTCGCCGTGCTCTGGCGTCAGGCCGCGCGCGGACAGGGGCCGTTCCAGAAGCGAGAGGTGCCGGAGTTCGTGCTCTACGCGGGGCTCTTCGGGGTGATGCTGGGCGGACGGCTGGGCTACGTGCTCCTGCATCAGTGGGAAGACTTCTCCCGGGACGGCTCCATCTTCTTCCAGTTCCGGCAGGGTGGCGCCTCCATGCTGGGGGCCCTCGTGGGGGTGCTGGTTTTCGCGGTGTACTTCGCGCGCCAGCACCAGCGCTCCTGGCTTCAAGTGACGGACGCGCTGGTGGTCTTCGCCCCGCTGGGCTTCTTGCTGGGCTCGCTGGCCCTGTTCACGGAAGGGGCCCCGCTGGGGCAGGTGACCTCCGTGCCGTGGGCCTTCCTCTTCCCCGCCGAGGTCGGCATGCCCGACTTCCGGCCACTGGTGCCTCCCGCGTTCGATGTCGCGACGCTGGCCTATGCACCCGGCCATGAGGTGGCGCTCCTGGCGCGCACGAACGCCGCGCTCCTCGCGGAGTTGCACCGCATCCTCCCCGCGCGTCATCCCGTGTTGCTCTACCAGGCTGTCCTGGAGGGCGTGGTCCTGGGAGCCATCCTCCTGGCGGTGCGACGCGGGTGGCGCTCGCGGCCCGAGGGGATGTTGAGCGGAGTGTTCTTCGTGCTGTCCGGGGGACTGGCGCTCATCAGCCTGCCGTTCCGCGCGCCTCAGCCGAACCTGTCCTTCGCCGCCTCGTTCGAGCAGAGCGCGCTGGCCCCGGTGCTGTTGATGGCGCTGGGCGCGGCCTTCATCCTCAGCGCGCTGGCCCCGCGTCCTCGTGAAGAGGCGCGGCCCTCCGCCGCGAAGCTGGAGGGCCACGCCGCCGATTGATGCTTCAGCGTGTGTCCATCGAAGGCGAAGGGCCCATCTTCGCGAGCCGGAAGCGCGAGGGCCTCATCGCCTGCACCACCACGAGCCCCGGCTTCGCCAGGCGCATCGTGCTCCCGGGCTCCAGGATGTAGTCCCGTGGGTCCGACTCGAAGGTGAGCCAGAGCTGGCCCTCGGTACAGGTGAGCGAGAGACCCTCGCTCCCGTCCAGGCGACGGCTCCACAGGGCCCCGTGAAACAGCGCCACGGCGCCGGTCTCGGCTTCCGTGGGGACTTCCGGCTTCAGTTGATTCCACAGCGTGCTCAACCAGCCCCGCCGCGTGAGAGCGAACATCGACT is part of the Myxococcus landrumus genome and encodes:
- a CDS encoding prolipoprotein diacylglyceryl transferase yields the protein MSAHPLLDISPVVVRFSETLFLRWTGVAYLVGFLLVFAVLWRQAARGQGPFQKREVPEFVLYAGLFGVMLGGRLGYVLLHQWEDFSRDGSIFFQFRQGGASMLGALVGVLVFAVYFARQHQRSWLQVTDALVVFAPLGFLLGSLALFTEGAPLGQVTSVPWAFLFPAEVGMPDFRPLVPPAFDVATLAYAPGHEVALLARTNAALLAELHRILPARHPVLLYQAVLEGVVLGAILLAVRRGWRSRPEGMLSGVFFVLSGGLALISLPFRAPQPNLSFAASFEQSALAPVLLMALGAAFILSALAPRPREEARPSAAKLEGHAAD
- a CDS encoding DUF2917 domain-containing protein, with amino-acid sequence MQSMFALTRRGWLSTLWNQLKPEVPTEAETGAVALFHGALWSRRLDGSEGLSLTCTEGQLWLTFESDPRDYILEPGSTMRLAKPGLVVVQAMRPSRFRLAKMGPSPSMDTR